CGCCGCGCTGCGAGGCCAGCCGTGAGGCCAGATACGCCGCCGTGCGGTGGTCGGGGTGGCCGTCCTGGGCGCTGGGGGCCAGCACGATCTCGGGCTTGACCAGATCGTAGACGGCGGACAGCTGCCTATCCAACTCCTTGCCGGTGTAGGGTTTGCCCGGCGCGAGGGTTCCGGCATACGGCACCCGGTTGACGCCGGTATGCAGCGAGGTGTAAGGCACCAGGTAGTTTTGCAGGTAGATCGGCGTCAGGCCCTGATCGGGAAACCCCAGGAAATAGACGTGCGAGGCGGGGATGCCCAGCGCCCTGGTCGCGGCGCGGGCCTCGTTCATACGCTGCAGGCCCAGGCGCAGCATGTCGGCGTGGCTGACGCTCAGCTCGCGGGTGGTGGCGCGGGCGTCCCACTCGAAGCCGTCGCCGCTGGTCAAGAAGACCACGTAGACCTGCCCGCCCCTCTCCATAACGTCCTGCAAAATGCCGCCCGCCGCCAGCGTCTCATCGTCGGGGTGCGGCGAGACGAACAGCACCCGCCCGCTGAGCGGCTTCATTTCCGGCAGGGCTGCCGCCGCCGCCTTCACCTGATGCAGCGTCAGGCTGCCGGTGGGCAGCCAGTACCAGCCGTTGACAAAGGCTGCCAGCAAAACCACCAGCACCAGCAGGCTGGTCAGGCGTTTCCATTTGCGTGGCTTTTTCAGGCGCATCAGCGCCCACCAATATAAACGAAGGATTCATGAAGAAAGACCTTCTCTAGGCCCCTATACTCGCTGGCATGTCCGCCCCGAGCAGTCAGTCGGCCCGCCCCAGCTTCGGCCTGGAGGAAGAAGTCTTCGTGCTGCACGGCGGGCGCACCTCGCTGGGCAGCCTGTGGAACATGGGCGGGTTGCTGTGGCAAGACCCAAAGCGCAACTGGGCCGCCACCGCCACCAACTTCCGGCGCGGCAAAGCGGCCCGGCGGGAAGTGATGAGCAGCGTGGAGGTCAGCACACCCGTCGAGCTGAGCGCTGCCACCCTCTTTACGGCGGCCCTATCGCGCCGCACCGCACTGTCGCGGGTTTTTGCATCGGGGCAACTCGTCGCGCTGGGAGCACTCCCCGGCAGTGACCGCTACCACACGGCGGGCCTGCACATCCACGTCGGCGTGCCTGCCGGTTCCGGCAGTGACCCCAGCAGCGAGCGGGCGCGGCTCTACGGCAATCTGGCTTATGTGCTGCCGGTGCTGGCCCTGGCAAGCGCCAGCAGTCCGTATTTCGGTGCAGGCGGCACCGGGGCGCTCTCGCGGGTCGGCGCGTCGTTCGCGCTGGGTGAACTCGGCCCCGATTCCCGCGAGCGCTTTCAGGACCTGATCGTGACGCGGCGGCTGGGCACTGTGGAGTTGCGCGTTCTCGACCCGGTGCCGGACCCCGAGCGGTTGTGGGCCATCTTGCAGGCGGTGGAGCGGGTAGCCCGGCTGCCAGACACGCTGCCCTGGAGCCGCGAGGATTACAACACCTTGAGAACGCAGATGCTGATGGGCCTCACCCCGGCGCTGCGGGCGCGGGCGGAGGTAGTCGAGGCGCTCACCGGCTTCGATCTGCACTGGACCGAACACACCGAGGCCGAGCGGGTGCTGACCCACACCGAAACCCACGGCTGGGAAAGCACCTGCGCGCACCTCGACGGCTTATACCGCAGCGGCGTCTGGCAGGACCTCGGCACACCGCACGCCCCGCCGCCCGCCTGGCACGGCCCCGCCGGATTTGCCCGCTACTACCTGCCCAAGCTGCCGTATATCGCCCGCAAGGCGTACCTGGAGAATCATCCCAGCACTGATGAACCGGGCCGCCGCTGATAGACTCTGGCCATGTTGAAATTCCTGCTGACCTTCCTGCGGCGGCTGCTGCCGTTCGCTCTGATCTGGGGAGCCGTGCTGCTGTTCTTGCAGCGCGTCTGGTTTTACCGCGACCCGGTGCGCATCACCCCCACCGACGAGGATCTGCTGACCAGTCCCTGCGACGGCCAGGTGGTCTACGTACGCCGGGTCGAGAACGGTGAGATCGTCAGCGAGAAGCTGGGCCAGAAAATCCGCGTCTCGGAAATCACCCACGCCGAGTGGCCCGAGGGTGAGACGCCGGGGGCAGGCTGGCTGATCGGCATCTACATGTCGCCGCTGGACGTGCATTTCAACTATGCACCGATGCAGGGCCGCATCACCGGCATCGTCCACAACGGCGCGAAACTGAACCTGCCGATGGTAGACCTTTGGGAATACATCCAGCTCACCTATCTGCGCCGGGCCGTCGACTTGTTCGCCAAGCGTTACGCCCTGGAAAACGAGCGCCAGACCATCTTCATCGAGGGCCGGGTCAAGGTGGCGATGGTCGAGATCGCCGACAAGTTCGTGAATAAAATCAGCACTTATGTGAAGGTGGGCGAGACCACCCGGCCCGGCCAGAAGATCAGTTTCATCGAGCGAGGCTCACAGGTCGATCTGTTCATTTTCGGCGAGGTGGACTTCCTGGTGGGCGTGGGCGATCAGGTCTACGGCGCACAAACGCCGATTGCCCGTCTGAGCAAGTCGTCGCGCTGAGGCAGGAGCATGGTCAACGCCGTCCTGCACTGGCTGGAAACCCTCGATCCATTCACCGTTCATCTGGTCAACTTTCTCCTATTGACCCTGGAGGGCATCGGCCTGCCAGGCGTTCCTTACGAAGCCAGCATGCTGGCGCTGGGCCTGATGGTCAAGGGGCAAACCACCACGCTCTGGGAAGCGGTGCTGTTCGGCACCCTGGGCAATACCCTGGGCAATCTGATCGGCTACTACATCGGGCCGCGCGGTCTCAGGCTCATTCCCAAGAAGACCCAGCAGCGCCTGGGCCTGATTCAGATTCAGAACATGCTCGAAAAGCATGGTCCCTGGATGGCCGTCATCAGCCGCTGGTTTGGGCCGCTCAGGACGTTGTTCATTCTGTACGCCCGCACGGCAGGTCTCAAACCGCTGCCGTACCTGGCCTGCTCGTTTCTGGGCGCGCTGTCCTGGACGGCGGTGTGGCAGATCGGGATGTGGCTGGGCGGGGTGGCCTTCATCGAGGTCTGGCACCGCTACCAGAGCTACGGCCTGATCGGGCTGGCGGTGCTGAGCGTGCCGGGCTACTTCATCTATCGGGCGGTGCATTCGGCGCGCAGCGAGGTCGCCAGCGCCGAGAAAGCCAAATCGCTCTCCGAGCAGGAATAAGTCGGTGGCGAAAAAGCTGACCATCTATACCCTCCTGCCACGCGGCACGTGCCCGACACTCCTGGGTGCTGGGCGCGGCGGTGCTCTACGGCGTTTACTGTGCAGTGATCAGTCTGATACTACAGGGCCTGCTGTGATCAGCGGCTCCCGGTGAGTCCAGCCTGGCGCTGGGTCGTACTGGCCCTCCTTGCGGTGTTCGTGCTGGGCCTGGGCGTACTGGCCGTCACCTCAGCCGAGGACGGTGACTACTCGGCGGCAGCGCAGGGGGCGGGAGCGGGCCTCGCGCTGCTGATGTTCTGTCTGAACTTTTTTAAGCGGTTGCGTGAGGGGCGGAAATAAACAGTCTCGCCCAAGTACGAAAAACTCAATATATGCAGAAACCCCGCGCCAGGCGGGGCTTTTTTAATGATGGGGCGTATATGACTCGAACCTACAACCCGCTGGTTCAGAGTTGCCTTTCGCTGCTTCGACTGAATAACGATGCTCTCCAGGGAAAGGGGGATCTGGAGACCTGGAACCAACACCTACGCTGAGCAATCCAGTTGAGGTCTTCCTCCAGCGAGGACAGATCACGGAGCGGTCTGATGGGAGCCACCTTCCATCCGTCACACCATCATTTCGTCAAGTAGGTGTTCATGAAGACGCTGGTGCCCAGCGGAGTCTGCACAAAGCCCTGCACATTGCTGCGAAGCGCAATCGGGAATGGCTGCTCGTAGAGGAACACGATCGGGGCCGCCGCCACGTAGAGTTGCTGTATTTGCTTGTACAGTCCCGCACGCTGCGCCTGGTTGAGTTCGAACTGACTCTGCACGAAGAGCTGATCCACACGCGCACTCTGGAAGCCGGTGTGGAAGGACTGCGCGTTCTTGTAGACGGCGGTGTAGGCAGTGGCCTCATTGGGATCAGCGATGTCATCGGTCTCGGCACCGAATTGCATCTGGAAGTCGTTGTTCCCGGAGCGGCCATAAAAGCTGGCATTCTCGACCTGCTCAATGCTGAGCTTCACGCCGATGGCACTCCACATCTGCTGCAACGCGGTCGCGAGGGCGATCTGGTCGGCATTCCCAGAGACGATTTGAAGGCTCAGCGAAAGGTTTTCTGGGACACCGGACTCCGCGAAGAGTTGCTTCGCTTTGGCGAGATCATATGGGTAGCCCGTCTGCGCGGCGTAGAGCGGGGTTGTACTCGCCAGGAAGGACGTACTCACCTTGCCGTTGCCGAACGCGACGAGTTTGATCAGGGTTGCCTTGTCGGTCGCGTCATTGAGTGCCTGGCGTAACTTCAGGTTTGAGAGCGGATTGGCCTGGCCGCCCACCAGCTTGGGACGGTTGTTCATCACGATGAAATTGCGCCGTGTGGACGAAAAGAGAACCATATTGAGCTGCGGATCGGCTTTGAGTTCCCCCACGCGTGCGAAGGGAATGAACTCCGCGCCTTGCAACTCGCCTGCTTGTAGTTTCAGGACGCGGGTGTTGTCATCGGGAATCACTTCAAAATGCACGGCATCGAGGTAAGGCAACGTCTGACCGTCCGCCGCCTTGCGCCAGTAGTAGGGGTTGCGCTTGAGAGTCATGGAGGAACCGTGCTCCCATTCGCTGAGCATGAACGGCCCCGATCCCACCGGATGCGCGGCGAAAGCGGCGGCGCGGGCCGCGTCGTTCTTGCCCGGAGTGACCATGTAGAGCTTCTTCGGTAAGATCGCCGAGTTGAAGGTGGCGAGCGCAGCCACGAGACTGGGATCAGGGTGCTTCAGGTTGAGGATCACCTGATCGCCCTTTGTCGTGACCGTTCCGATGGAGTCCAGCAGAAAGTTCCAGTCGCCGTTCTTGGGGTCGCGGGCGCGGTCGAGCGAGAACTTCACATCATCAGCGCTCACTGGTGTGCCGTCTGAGAACTTTGCTTCTGGGCGGACAGTGAGCGTAAAGGTTTTGCCGTCCTGCGAGAATGAATACGCCGAGGCGAGAGCGGGGCGGAACGTGTCCGTGCCCGGCACGGTTTCAATCAGGGTGTCGTAGATATTGGTCAGAATCCGGATGTCGAAATTCGCGTCCGTATAGACAGGATCGAGCAGGAGCGAGTCAGCGAAGCGGCCATACGTCAGGGTGCCGCCACGGGTGGGGGCGGCGCAGGCGAGCGTGACAGTCGCGGCCAATGAGAGGGTCAGAAGTCCTTTCATATGTCCTCCTCTACCTAACGTAGGGCACGCAATCGAAAGTGCAGTATTGAAGTGGCGACGGTGCCAACAGTTTGCGCTGTGAAACCCTACCCGGTCAAAGCAGGAGCATACGGAGGAGCCGTACTTACAGTCACACGATAACATCCGTTCGGGCTGCCGTGGAGGTTCCAGTCCATTTGGGGTGACCTAAGACTCGGAACCAAAACCTGCGCTCAGGACTCCGGTTTGGGGTCTTCCTCCAATAGGGACGGGTCACAGAGCCGTGTGAGGTAATTCACTCTGTACACTAAGGCATGAACCCTCAGAGGGGGGCACCGCTTCCGGCAGGACCTGGCCTCCTGCTGGGCCGAGAGCACGATCTGAGCCGTCTGACCGAACTCCTGCACAGCGGCTGCTGGCTCATCACCCTGCGCGGTCCCGGCGGCATCGGCAAAACGGCGCTCGCCCTGCACCTGGCCCAGTGGGTGCAGATGATGTACGACCACGTCCAGTTCGTGGACCTGTCTGCCCTACGCGACCCAGGCGAGGTCCTCAAGAGCATCGCGCTGGCACTCTCCCTGCCCGCACATGGGGCCGATCCTGGACGACTCATCCGTGAATTCGCCGCACAGCAGCGGACACTGCTGATTGTCGACAACTTCGAGCACCTCCTCCCGGCAGCGGTGCATCTGTGTGAACTGCATTCGGGCGACGGCACCCTCCAGATCGTGGTCACCAGCCGCACCGCCCTGCGCCTCCATGACGAACACGAGCATCCCGTGGAGCCGCTGGCCCTGCCGGGAAGCGCCGTCCAGGCCGCGTGCAGCCCCGCCGTGCAGCTCTTCGTGCAGCGCGTCCAGGCTTCGCGCCCCTCCTTTCAACTCGGTGCGGATAATACACCTGAAGTGATCCGGCTCTGCGAAATCCTGGAAGGGGTGCCGCTGGCCCTGGAACTCGCCGCTGCCCGCCTGCGAAGCTACGCCCTGCCCGACCTGCTGGTGCAACTGGAACACTCACTGGGGGGACTGCACGCGGATTTCCGGGACCGTCCGGAACGGCTGCGTTCGCTGCGCGCCGCCGTGCAGTGGAGTTACGACCTGCTGGGCGGGGATGACCGTGACATCTTCGAGTGCTGCGCTCTGTTCGAGGGCGGCTTTACTCCGGCGGGGCTGACAGCGGTCTGGGGCTCACAGGACGCGCTTGACCGGATCGAGATGCTCCTGGACCAGAGCTTCGTGCAGCGCCTGGACACGCCAGAAACGCGCTGGAAGATCCTGCAACCGCTGCGTGAACTCGCCGCCGAGCACCTCGCCCACAACCCGCTGGCGCAGACCTGGCGTGACCGACATGCCCGCTACTTTCTGGGAATGATCGAGGAGGCCATCCGCAAGTGGTCACAGGGCGACATTGACCACCGGGCAAGTTACCTGCCGCACTATCCCAACATCCGGGCCGGGATGGTCTGGGTCATACAGCAGGGTCAGGCCGACCTCGCCTACCGCTACCTCTGCACGATCGGATTTTTCTGGATGTCCTTCGGTCTGACTGACCAGGACTCGCTGCTGACGGATCAGGTGCTGGCTCTCCCCGCTCCCGAGGACCGGCAGATGCTGCTGCGGGCACTGCAAGTCAGTACTTACAGCCTGAATGCCACTGGGCAGTTGCAGGTTGCAGAAGTGCGACTGCAAGAGATGCTGACGATCTGCCAGGAGCTGGACGACCAGGACGCCACCGCCATGACCAGCCTCGCCCTCGCCGAAGTGGAACTGGCGACAGGCCGCGCCGATCAAGCCTGGGAACGCGTGGAGCAGGTGCTGCGCGAGGAACCTGAACGGATGGTCGGCGGCTGCCAGACCCCCAGGGGGCGGATGAACCGGCCCATTTCGCGTCTGGCAGCCGCCCGCTGCCTGCTGGAACTGGGTCGGCACGAGGAGGCCCTGAACTACGCCACACTGGCCCGCCAGTATTACCGGGAGGTCAGTAACCATGTGTTTGAACTTCTCACCCAGAACCTGATGGGCCAACTGATGTTGCACCTGAACCGGCGGGCTGAGGCCATGACGCTGCTGCTTGCCTGCCTCCACGAGGCGGCCAGGCAGGGCTTCAGGAGCGTGGCCGGCGCTGTCCTGAGCTGGAGCCTGACCCTACTGGCGGCGGACGTGCAGGACTGGCGCACCCTGGTACAGTTCGCGGCGTTCGTGAATGACCCATGTCTGGAACAATCGCAAAGCGTCTCGGACCTCCAGCTCCGGCGTGATCTGGCCCAGGCCCGTCAGGTGTTGGGGGAGGACAGCTACCTCGAGGCCTGGGCGGCAGGAACACGCCTGCTGTTGCCGGATGCGGTGGAGCTGGCTGAACAGCTGGTGCAGCACCTGTCCGTACCCGCGCAGCGTCCAGACGCCCGTCCAGCCCTGACGCCCCGTGAATGGGAGGTGCTGGCGCTCGTCGCGCAGGGCCACCCGGACCGGAAGGTCGCCCGCCTGCTGGGCATCAGTCCGGGCACGGCGAGCAAACACGTCAGCAACCTCCTCGGCAAACTGGGGCTACGCAACCGGGTAGAACTGGCCCGCTGGGCCATCGAGCACGCGCCGCCAGACGCACCAGGTTCCGCAGAGACGTCAGGACAACCCAGGTCTTGACTGGCGCTTGACTAACCCTCTACTGGTCCCCTCAACGGCAAAAACGAAGCGAAGAACTGAGCTGGAAACACATCTTCCGGACGTGACGGCGAACTCCCGCCGCCGCCGCTATCTGCTGTACCCGTAGAGAACGCAGACCCAGGGGCGTACCTAGTGCTGCCAGGGTCGTCAGCCGGGGTATTCGCAGTTGTGGCGATGTACTTTTCCCCGAGAACGCGCACCCTGAAAGGGTCAGCGCAACGCTGATGCAGAGGGGGAGCAGCGCACCAGGCTCCCTGGGTTTTCGGCGTCGTTCACCCGTTTCTCTTCGCGCTGCCCGTCGTCCCATGGGGATGAAAAAGGAGCGCAGCGGTAGGTCTGCCCTGCCCTGGAGGACGCACCATGCGTAAGTTCATTGCCTGCCTGACCGTCGCCGCCGCCCTGTTCGCCCCCGTTGCCCTCGCCGCGCCCAGCGCCGACATCTCCAGCAGCGTCATGATCTGCAACAAAAAAGGTGATATTGCTTATTCGGCTCTCTATACCGAGTCGAAATGGATGATGCTGCGCATGCCGCTTGCGCAACTCGGCGGCAGTCTGCCCAGCAACCTGACGCTCGCGGCGGGCAACCTGCCTGTCGGCACCACCATCACCCTCGCGAAAGCGGAGCAGGACGGCTCAGACGCCCTGCTGACCGTCTCGGTGCAGCGGGAGAGCAAGCGCAGTTCTGTCAACGCCATCAGCACCATTACCCTGTCCTCGGACGGCCAGGCGCTGACCAGCTTCGGTGTACCGGTGATGGGCACGGCCTACGCCAGCGGTCTCTAAGCGGGTGAATGCAGGCGGGCACCCCCATAAGTGGGTGTCCGCCTGCCGCCTGTGTTCTGGGGTTCTATCAAATTGAGCGTTTTATGCTTCATGTCACGGGGCAAAGGCTGGGGCACCGCGCGACATTATCGTGCGGCAACACGACCAGGGGCTGTGCAACCGCATGCAACGGACCCGCTGGGCCACCAAACAGCGAACGGTTCTCCACCCGTAACAGCAGGTCAAGACCGATGTTGGTCGGTGACCGATCAGATTGACCATACCGGGCTTCCGTACCGGGCGTACGGTCCCCACACTCCTGGCTGGCCGTGCTTCTTCAGATTTGCGGCGGTGTACCGAATCCTACTACCAGGGCAGACTACCGAGTATTGCTGATGTGAAGGTGTCCTCCCAGCGCCTACCGTAAGGCATCACTGAGGGCTGATCCGGATTCTGGTCCATCCGTTCAGTGAGGGAAGGTTCGGAAAGTGAAAGCACCACTTACAGGGCGACTGGAAGAGGGATGTTCTGGTTCGCAGGGCAAGTACGCCTTGCCAGGGGGAAAGCATGAGAGGAGCATTTGCGCATCTATGCACCGTCGTCTGCATTGGGGGTCTGCTGCTGGGAGCGTCACAGGCCCAGACTTCAGACGCGCCGAAGCCCGAGTTCAAGGTTGTCTCGGCGCACGCTTTCACTCCTCCGCCACTCCCGGCCACAGTGCAGGTGGAGCAAGACGTGCTCGATCTTCCGGCAGGAATCTGCACCGGCTTTCATCACCACGGCGGTCCAGGCATCGAGACCGTGCTGACTGGCGAGGTCATGGTGGAAACCAGAGCCACAGCCACCACCCCGGCCAGCAGCAAGACCTACAAGGCGGGTGAGGCCTACATCTACCCGGCAGGAGACGTCCACAACTTCTGCAACATGACCACGCTGCCCGCGTCCTACACAGCGGTGCTCCTACTGCCTAACGGAGCCGCGCCGACCACGCCGGACGAATGAGCGGCTCCCGGCAAACTGGGCCGCT
This portion of the Deinococcus rubellus genome encodes:
- a CDS encoding phosphatidylserine decarboxylase is translated as MLKFLLTFLRRLLPFALIWGAVLLFLQRVWFYRDPVRITPTDEDLLTSPCDGQVVYVRRVENGEIVSEKLGQKIRVSEITHAEWPEGETPGAGWLIGIYMSPLDVHFNYAPMQGRITGIVHNGAKLNLPMVDLWEYIQLTYLRRAVDLFAKRYALENERQTIFIEGRVKVAMVEIADKFVNKISTYVKVGETTRPGQKISFIERGSQVDLFIFGEVDFLVGVGDQVYGAQTPIARLSKSSR
- a CDS encoding PIG-L deacetylase family protein translates to MRLKKPRKWKRLTSLLVLVVLLAAFVNGWYWLPTGSLTLHQVKAAAAALPEMKPLSGRVLFVSPHPDDETLAAGGILQDVMERGGQVYVVFLTSGDGFEWDARATTRELSVSHADMLRLGLQRMNEARAATRALGIPASHVYFLGFPDQGLTPIYLQNYLVPYTSLHTGVNRVPYAGTLAPGKPYTGKELDRQLSAVYDLVKPEIVLAPSAQDGHPDHRTAAYLASRLASQRGEKLYFYLVHGGLEWPLPKGLHEGLPLAPPRPTSQGLKWQRYPVTAPQRARQIKAIQAYKSQLVVIPRFMWAFVRQNELLLPAPAEGSPIPPADLGK
- a CDS encoding DedA family protein, which gives rise to MVNAVLHWLETLDPFTVHLVNFLLLTLEGIGLPGVPYEASMLALGLMVKGQTTTLWEAVLFGTLGNTLGNLIGYYIGPRGLRLIPKKTQQRLGLIQIQNMLEKHGPWMAVISRWFGPLRTLFILYARTAGLKPLPYLACSFLGALSWTAVWQIGMWLGGVAFIEVWHRYQSYGLIGLAVLSVPGYFIYRAVHSARSEVASAEKAKSLSEQE
- a CDS encoding ABC transporter substrate-binding protein encodes the protein MKGLLTLSLAATVTLACAAPTRGGTLTYGRFADSLLLDPVYTDANFDIRILTNIYDTLIETVPGTDTFRPALASAYSFSQDGKTFTLTVRPEAKFSDGTPVSADDVKFSLDRARDPKNGDWNFLLDSIGTVTTKGDQVILNLKHPDPSLVAALATFNSAILPKKLYMVTPGKNDAARAAAFAAHPVGSGPFMLSEWEHGSSMTLKRNPYYWRKAADGQTLPYLDAVHFEVIPDDNTRVLKLQAGELQGAEFIPFARVGELKADPQLNMVLFSSTRRNFIVMNNRPKLVGGQANPLSNLKLRQALNDATDKATLIKLVAFGNGKVSTSFLASTTPLYAAQTGYPYDLAKAKQLFAESGVPENLSLSLQIVSGNADQIALATALQQMWSAIGVKLSIEQVENASFYGRSGNNDFQMQFGAETDDIADPNEATAYTAVYKNAQSFHTGFQSARVDQLFVQSQFELNQAQRAGLYKQIQQLYVAAAPIVFLYEQPFPIALRSNVQGFVQTPLGTSVFMNTYLTK
- a CDS encoding ATP-binding protein codes for the protein MNPQRGAPLPAGPGLLLGREHDLSRLTELLHSGCWLITLRGPGGIGKTALALHLAQWVQMMYDHVQFVDLSALRDPGEVLKSIALALSLPAHGADPGRLIREFAAQQRTLLIVDNFEHLLPAAVHLCELHSGDGTLQIVVTSRTALRLHDEHEHPVEPLALPGSAVQAACSPAVQLFVQRVQASRPSFQLGADNTPEVIRLCEILEGVPLALELAAARLRSYALPDLLVQLEHSLGGLHADFRDRPERLRSLRAAVQWSYDLLGGDDRDIFECCALFEGGFTPAGLTAVWGSQDALDRIEMLLDQSFVQRLDTPETRWKILQPLRELAAEHLAHNPLAQTWRDRHARYFLGMIEEAIRKWSQGDIDHRASYLPHYPNIRAGMVWVIQQGQADLAYRYLCTIGFFWMSFGLTDQDSLLTDQVLALPAPEDRQMLLRALQVSTYSLNATGQLQVAEVRLQEMLTICQELDDQDATAMTSLALAEVELATGRADQAWERVEQVLREEPERMVGGCQTPRGRMNRPISRLAAARCLLELGRHEEALNYATLARQYYREVSNHVFELLTQNLMGQLMLHLNRRAEAMTLLLACLHEAARQGFRSVAGAVLSWSLTLLAADVQDWRTLVQFAAFVNDPCLEQSQSVSDLQLRRDLAQARQVLGEDSYLEAWAAGTRLLLPDAVELAEQLVQHLSVPAQRPDARPALTPREWEVLALVAQGHPDRKVARLLGISPGTASKHVSNLLGKLGLRNRVELARWAIEHAPPDAPGSAETSGQPRS